The nucleotide sequence GGctctttttccaattccagttcaattttctcttcaGCCTGCTTTATTCGATCattattttcatcttccaattcatctAATTCTTGTTCCTTTTCTGcaaattccaattgttcatGGGCTTCCATAACCTGTAATAACATTGACTTGTATGCCATTGCATTGGAGTCACTAGCATTTTGGAATTTAgcaatcattgatttcgATACCGCATCATCAGTTATATCTATTCCATGCaataatttgattaaatGAGCTAATCGTAAATAAGGGTTACGCAAATGGGTGAATGCTTGGTTAATATTCAGTGATGCTATAGTATCCGATGAAACATCAGGGTGATTTGAGCTTTGCAAAGTACGATACTCTTTGCGGAGCTGcttttcattgataaaGAATGGATCTTTTGGTGGACCGCCATGAGGGAAATTATGTGGAAATAGTTTAAAATATGATGGTGTTGCCTCCGTGGAGAGCCATCTTATACAGGCCATGGATGTGGGCAAGATTGGTTTAAGTAACTGATTGAACCCTCTAGATAGCATCATTGTTTGTAGTTTGTGGTATGTAATAAAGAAAGACTTGTGTGTATGGATGATTTCTAATCATGTGGAATTTTTTGGATTCTATTAAGTTGCGAAAGTTTTACAGAAGCGGGAAAAAATTGGCACCGGTTCCCTGAGATATCCTTCAAGCTAGTTTTGCCACCCCCACATATGTTTAAAAAGAGAGTGATCAAGGATCCCAACAGCAGCTTCAAAAGGAGGACAGCTGAGCTTGAAAACGACGTTCAGATAGATACATTCTCACCGGATGTAattaaattcaataaacGATCAAAGTTATCCAATGCCACAACTACGTCATCTTCGTCATCGAAAAAGATAATACCTACACCTACATCTACTTCATCGTCGCTGCTACTACCGAAAACTCATgatgagaaagaaaagcCACCAAAGGATACCGTAGTAAAGTCATCATCGATAAAGCCGGTGCCtcaaaatatcaatatcACCACAATAATGGATTTCCAACCTGATGTATGTAAAGATTTCCAACAGACAGGGTATTGCGGATACGGCGATACTTGCAAATTTCTTCACATCAGAGATGAATctaaacaaaagaaaccaaTAAAGAAAGAATGGGAAGATGTAGTTGcaaacaacagcagcaaaaACAGTGGGAAAAGTAACAAGATCGACGACTCGACCACTGCTACCATACCATTCAAATGCATACTTTGTAAAACGGATTACCAGAGTCCAATCAAGACTCAGTGTGGCCATTTATTCTGTCAAGCTTGCTTTTTAAATCGTTATAAAgtacaaaagaaatcagGTTGTGCTATATGCAATAAAGATGTTGAAGGGGTTATGATTCCTGTTTCAAAAAAGGAGTTGAATGAGTTGATTGGGTGAGAAATAGGGAGGCGGGAGTGTTTATTAATCTACGTTATCGTAATAAATATAGAATCAAGAACAACTTTGGTTACCGTGTTTAACTGCCCGTTGGTTTCATAATTTTAGGATTTTGCGACTCCGAGCCTTGAACTGACGTTTCAAGTGCAGATACTTGGGAGACATCAATATCCTCAAAAGCGTGTTTTGCGGTGGCCCGTTCCCATCATAATTCAATGACACATGGTCATCCATAATTGAAACCCTCCAAtgttttaaaattttctGCCGAGACTGCAGGTAAAAGTAATGATTGAGACTAACTTTGAGTTGAATATTCAAAGGTCGTCTTTTAGGCCATATCATGTCtggtattttcaaaatatctaATTTGCCACAACTTAAGTCGAGCAGAATCAAACCTGGCATATAGTATAATAATAAGAGAAGTTGAGTTATTTGAGTATTTAgtgcaaaaaaatacaaactaAAGGATTTTAATAAATGTAGACCAAAAACTCTCTTTATCCAATAGATCAGAAAATCGCCTGGaacctcttcatcaacgtTGTCGTGAGCTAAAATGTTGTGCAGGTACTTATCAGTTGCATTGAAGATTATTCTCACACATAGTGAATTGGGACATAAATTCCATTCGGAATCTGAATTTAACAGTGTTCTAACAAACCGCATgtattttttgattgtcATAGTCAcctcaattgatttagtTTGTCGGAAAAAGCGATAACGGAGGTCGAATTTTAACTTCTCAAGAGCAGAATTGCTTCTTAGTATTGAGTTAAAAAACAAGTATAAGAAATCTTTGTCAGCTTCCAACAGGGTAAGGTATGAAACCTTGAGATGTTTGGGAATTACAGAGTTCCACATGTAAGCCATAAAAGGAATACATGTACGATTAATGGCACATTTGTCACCACTCCATATATGCAAGAATAGAAAAAGGGCaatgttttccaaaacaagGTTCCCCACACATCGAAATTCAAATATCAAGTACTTTTTAAAGTACCTATTTCCAACCGGTGGTCCAAAGTTAATAAAAGTTACACCCCTGAAAACATTGTCTAACTCTGTTTTTTCAGCCAATGTTAATCTTCCGGTCTCAGTAGTCACCAACAAATAGTGTCCCGGCGCTTTCATAACATAAAGTGCCCCTTTATTTCGACGATATATTCCAACACCCCTTGAGGccaataaacaaaacagtTGTCGTTGTGAGAACAAGTTAAGCCAGCTAATAATCGTCTTTCGGGGAAAGTAGGTCAAATAACTCTCTATTGGGGGAACCCTTGTAAGTATCTCGATTGGTAAGTTGTGAAGCTCCATTGTCGATGATTTAGTGGTGGTCCctatttttgataaaaatagCAGCTCATTGTTGTCTAATTTTCCGCTTCATTTATCGATCATGTTTAAGGAAAGCACAGAGTAACAATGGGTGGGCTCCAAAATGCATTGTTGTAAAGAGTCCTCTAAGAAGGAACAGAAATTTGGCTCAAAAGTGCTCTTGAAGTGGGGCTTCTCGAAAAAGGTGGCCCTGGAGTATCTatcttgtaatttttttggATTGATGTAATAACTAAGTGTCCGGGTTTGTGTAGCTGTGACTTTTCTCGAATTCGTATGCGATAAGATCAAGATGCCATGCATCCCGAACCTCCCCCCAAAAAGGTCAACCTAAATTTTGTGAACAAAGCATTGAAATGATCCCAAATTGCCATACAAGATTATTTTGTGGGCAAAGTGTCCTTCTcctcaattgtttctttttcatgGTTTTTTGTCGTTACAGAGTCTTGTGTATTTTGAAGGGAAATTATGCACGGGCTGATTCTCAATTGCATGCCCATTTCGGATTTTCACGATAATATACATACTTAAAGAGCACGTACTCAATCCTGAGGGGTATGCTCAAGAAAGCAAAAACTCGGCAAAACGCATACTGGAGTATGAAACGTATCATTCCGGACTTTCCTTGGACACTTCtctttaaaaaaaattggcaaaaatCGTTTACTTTAAGAGGTTTTAGTTGGATAATACATCACAATTCACATTGTATAGGTGTGCAAGAAGACAACTACCCTGTCAGAAGCATGGTTGATAGCATCTATTTCAAACTTCGCGAGCAATATCAACGGCAGAACATAAATGCGCATTTCACAAAAATGAATATTAAAACTGTACTTTATACTTGTTGGCATAACATTAAACTAAACAACCTTATCACtaattaaaataaaaattgagtatcaaaatttgtaaCATTCTTAAAGTGAATTCACAATCCTTTCACTTTGTATCCACATCCATCACGTTATTCACGAATTACCCAAAGAAATCATGACCGACCCAAATAAATTAAATCTACCACTTGATGCCAAAAAACTAAGCACACCGCAAGGCTGTGGTGCTATATTTTGCTgaatttttctttctatAAGCTTGATCAGTAGGTACCCAATGTTGAAGGTGTGTGGAAGATGTCATAAATTATTGGTGACGATAAAATATGATGACTTTGAACCtacaaatcaacaaatcaaagatGAAATCTCTCAGGCAAATGACACCAGTAATCGCGCAGACGGTAACAAAAGACCCGATGACAGCAACTTGGACCAAAAAGTGGATGAAGAAAGTAATGGTGGAGAGtaatcatcaaaaatgCACGATACAAAACCCCTTTGGCCAGCTACCTCCAAAGCAATCGCAAGGACTCAAATTTTTGTCTATATCTCATTGTGGATAATTGGTGCAATTTTCCGTCCAGTTTTCAGTTGGGAGATCTATCGTGCATGCTTCAAGGCATAA is from Candida orthopsilosis Co 90-125, chromosome 1 draft sequence and encodes:
- a CDS encoding Jac1 protein (S. cerevisiae homolog JAC1 has chaperone has in iron-sulfur cluster assembly, aerobic respiration and localizes to mitochondrion), with amino-acid sequence MMLSRGFNQLLKPILPTSMACIRWLSTEATPSYFKLFPHNFPHGGPPKDPFFINEKQLRKEYRTLQSSNHPDVSSDTIASSNINQAFTHLRNPYLRLAHLIKLLHGIDITDDAVSKSMIAKFQNASDSNAMAYKSMLLQVMEAHEQLEFAEKEQELDELEDENNDRIKQAEEKIESELEKEPINWDELITDAIKLKYWVNIQNGIKDWAPGKPVHLTH
- a CDS encoding pre-mRNA-splicing factor; translated protein: MFKKRVIKDPNSSFKRRTAELENDVQIDTFSPDVIKFNKRSKLSNATTTSSSSSKKIIPTPTSTSSSSLLPKTHDEKEKPPKDTVVKSSSIKPVPQNINITTIMDFQPDVCKDFQQTGYCGYGDTCKFLHIRDESKQKKPIKKEWEDVVANNSSKNSGKSNKIDDSTTATIPFKCILCKTDYQSPIKTQCGHLFCQACFLNRYKVQKKSGCAICNKDVEGVMIPVSKKELNELIG
- a CDS encoding pre-mRNA-splicing factor: MELHNLPIEILTRVPPIESYLTYFPRKTIISWLNLFSQRQSFCLLASRGVGIYRRNKGALYVMKAPGHYLLVTTETGRLTLAEKTELDNVFRGVTFINFGPPVGNRYFKKYLIFEFRCVGNLVLENIALFLFLHIWSGDKCAINRTCIPFMAYMWNSVIPKHLKVSYLTSLEADKDFLYLFFNSILRSNSALEKLKFDLRYRFFRQTKSIEVTMTIKKYMRFVRTSLNSDSEWNLCPNSLCVRIIFNATDKYSHNILAHDNVDEEVPGDFSIYWIKRVFGLHLLKSFSLYFFALNTQITQLLLLLYYMPGLISLDLSCGKLDILKIPDMIWPKRRPLNIQLKVSLNHYFYSQSRQKILKHWRVSIMDDHVSLNYDGNGPPQNTLLRILMSPKYSHLKRQFKARSRKILKL